In Acomys russatus chromosome 28, mAcoRus1.1, whole genome shotgun sequence, the genomic window gttgttactttttacttgcatgcatgtatatatgcctACATATACGTTCCTAAATGTAAGAGTTGGTATAATGTTACTTCTaggtgtgttttcagggctggccatttggcaCAGGACAAcgaattggtgtgctcttctctggggaagattGTTTCCATTTGCAGCATTCTTCAGTCGATtatagctctttgtgtagggttgtgGCCTTGTGGGCTTGTCCTCATCCATTTTGGCATGTCCTTGTTCAGCtaatgtttaggcagtcatgttggtgagactttatgggggTAGCTTCTAAGATTATTAGGAGACAGAGTTTTGCAACAAATATTTGTACAGTCTAGGCCTGTGAGTCACCCTGACATAACTGCTGGGGGCAGTGCATCAACAGAGTTGTGTGGGATTGCACAGCTGctgctttgtgtctgtctgtctgtctgtctgtgggattgcacagctgctgctttgtgtctgtctgtctgtttgtcttctgTGGGATTGCACAGCTGCTGCtttgggtctgtctgtctgtctgtgggattgcacagctgctgctttgtttctgtctatgtatctgtctgtctgtctgtgggattgcacagctgctgctttgggtctgtctgtctgtctgtgggattgcacagctgctgctttgtttctgtctatgtgtctgtctgtctgtctgtgggattgcacagctgctgctttgggtctgtctgtctgtctgtgggattgcacagctgctgctttgtttctgtctatgtgtctgtctgtctgtctgtgggattgcacagctgctgctttgggtctgtctgtctgtctgtgggattgcacagctgctgctttgtttctgtctatgtgtctgtctgtctgtctgtgggattgcacagctgctgctttgggtctgtctgtctgtctgtctgtctgtctatctgtgggattgcacagctgctgctttgggtcatctgtctgtgtgtctgtctgtctgtctgtgggattGCACAGTTGCTGCTTTgggtctatctgtctgtgtgtctgtctgtctgtctgtctgtctgtgggattgcacagctgctgctttgtgtctgtctgtctgtttgtcttctgTGGGATTGCACAACtgctgctttgtttctgtctatgtgtctgtgtgtctgtctgtctgtgggattGCACAGCTGCTGCTTTGGGTCTGTCTGGCTTTGTTGATGGTTTAGGAACTTGAGAATGGGCCAGGGTGTAAAATGTGTTGTGGGACTTTGAGAACTTGATGCTTCTTTAGCTTTGAGTGGTCAATGTTTGGCCCTTACATTTTTCATATCCAGAAGCTTAAAATGCAAAGTACTTTAGTCACTGCTGTTCAAGTAGGAACTTAGATACTATTTTCCCTCTATATTAATTTCAGACTtcaaaaaatggaaagagaattaTTTCAGATAGTAAAATTAGTCTTAGAAGCTCCAAATGAATAAggtaatatttaaagaaaaattcttttctttatagAATGGCATTCACATGTTCATTTTGTAAATTTCGAacctttgaagaaaaagaaattgaattgcATCTGGAAAGTTCTTCACACCAGGAAACATTAACTCATATTCAGAAACGAACCAAATTTGATAAAGTAGTTATGGAGTTTTTACATGTAAGTaggtgtttttaaaatgatacggttttattttttgatatgaATATTTCACAGTTTCTCCCTCAACTATGTATGTTCCTAGAAAATTGATAATTACTCATTTAAAGAAACTTGTTAAAATTAATTAGATGTGCATTTTATATTAGAATTTGGATTTTTAACTTGAGAACTCATTTCTCATAGTTATTTCTGAGAAAGTTTGTTGTCAGAGAGCTCCTTTAGTCATGTTTGTTGATTCAAATTTATCTATCATTCTTGCAGAATCCATTGTGTATCTAGAAGTGTGCTTGGTACCTTAATTCTTCACTTTAGATGAGCCTGTGTAGTCTGTTTTTTTCAAGTAATCATTGAAAGATCATGCCCATAGGAGCTAAATGACTTTGTCACTAGGCAGCAGAGTCAGAACCCAGAACTAGGGAGCCTGGTGTCTGGTTGGCTGTCTTTGTATTTTGTATGTGGTTGCCAGTTTAATAGATTACTTTGGAGATCATGAGcatttaagattaatttatttattatcatgtatatactattctgcatgtacacctgctcgccagaagggggcatcagatcacattacacatggttgtgagctaccatgtggtggttgagaattgaactcaggatctttggaagagcagtcagtgctcttaacctctgagccatctctccagtgtatAATTGGAAATAAAACATGTCCAAAGGTATATAGATAGTCTACATAGGTGGAAATGTCAAGAGGGCAGAAATACTCTAAGgacttgaaaaagcaaacaatagtTTGTGTCAGAAATGTTTAAAAGAGGAGGCCCAAGATGGACTAGTAATTGTGCACAAAATTATGATGGGCTGGCAGAAAGCTGAAAATGCAGTGTTCATCAGACCTCTGTATCCAGCAGATCTGTGTCCCTTGTTTCTGTGATTTTCCCATAATGGGTTCCTATCAGTCATTTATGATTGACCCACTTCCCTGAGAGGGTCACTGTCcagcctctgctctctttctccaAAAGTCCAGAAGACATTGTGAAATAGTTTCCTGGTGTTTCATGATAGTCTTTTCGAGTAAGTTGTGGGATTCTATCTTTTACAGAGCAGAAATACCTGTCAGTGATAGTGTTTCCCATAGGATGAGCATATAGTAAGCACTCCTTGAAAACAGTTTgtattctttgtatttattttctaggAATGTAtggtgaataaatttaaaaaagcatctgTTCGTAAGCAACAGACACTTAATCACCCAGAAGCTTtcaaaataatggaaaaagaTGTTATGGAAGGTGAGTATCTGGGCAACGTGTCTTACAAATTTAAGTTTTTTTATGCGCCATAACTTGAAATCTTGGAGACTGACGGAGTTCAGCAGTACCTGCCATAGGTTATCAGGTGCAGCCTTCCTTCTGTGCTTACAAGTTTATTATAGCTTGTACTTACCTCTGTCTCTTCAGgatagagcagtgcttctcaaactgtgggtctcCAGCTCTTTGGGTCTGtctccaaaatatatttatattatgattcataacagtagccaaattacagttatgaaatagcaatcaAATAATTTTGTagtgggggggtcaccacaacatgagggtcacacagcattaggaaagttgagaacaaactcattgctattttataactgtaattttgctactattatgacttacaaatatctaatatgcagaatatctgacatTCGgccctcaaaggggtcatgacccacaggttgagaaccactgttctagatgaACACTTCTTTAATTTGCCTGCTGTCTTTCTTAACtcaagttcaatttttttttttttagagttaattatttttcttttaattatatgAGTCGGGAGAGGGAGTGGTGtccatgagtgcagtgcccaagaggctagaagaggcttccacatcccctggagctggggtgacTCCAAACCCCTGATGTGGGGGTTGAaaaccagactcaggtcctctgcaagagcagtgctgttctcatctgttctctctctgtgttcagaTCATTAACTCTGCTTTTCagtcttccctttttctttgatTCCGTCACTGAAGCTTATAGAAGCCTGTTCTGATTTTACAAAGTgaacaaaaggaataaaagcaTGGTGATTCTACTGtagcttgccttttctttttatctttaacaACCATCTCTGTGCAACAGGACCTCTGAGGATTTAGATTCCTAACACAGCACTCGAGTTTTTTAAGCCTCATCCACACTGATATCTCCTTCTTCAGCTCCCAGTGGCTGCACTTAATAAGCAGCTTCTTCTCTTGTGACCTGCTCAGAGTGTTCCGACAGGCAGAGGGTTCCCTTGCTTCATCTTGGGAggccctggccttgaacttgcagccgTTGTTACGTTTCCTAAGCCACCGTGCCCAACCCAAAATGatccttattttggtttttttgtttttgctttttagtcATCTTCAGTAGCACTTCTTGCCCACTCCCTTGCTTGTGAATCTTCACccgtcccctccccttcccccccagccgcccaccccatcccccctggccccaccccccacgccACCCCCGGCACCTTACTGCCTATGAAGCCTTGGTCTGTTTCTGGTCTGTACTTCACCGGTCATCATCTTCATGTTATCTTCCTCGCTATTTCTTCCAGGTGAGCTCATACACATACAGAGTTTAAATTAACACGTATAATTGAAGTGACTTCTATCAGATCTGTGTTCTGAAATCTTGTTCATTCATTCAAGTGCTTGCTGACATCTTTTCAGTAGTCGTATAATCAACCTTTCAGCACTGGAGAGGGGGATCAGGGTTAAGAGCGTGGGCTGTTGCAGAGGACTCtcgttcggttcccagcacccacacccaccaggtggctcacagttaCCTGTGTGagccaactccagctccagggatgtgGCATTTTTGGCCTCCTAGGGTACCAGCACTACCCACACAAACAGAATTAAAAGgtactaataaaaaaataagtctaaatttttaaaaatgacagcatATCTTCAAAATCTGTCATTTTCGTTGCCACTCTAATAATTTACAgggaaacaaaaactcaaaatacttcatttttcttgaaaaattgCCCTACTGTCTACTAAAGGCAGAAGTAAGGAGTTATCCAAGGTGCGGTCCCTTGCAGCACTATGTCCTGTAGTTGTGTTTTTTATATGTTGAGCAAATCCGTTTCTTTACCCCTCCTCTAAATTATTGTATTTGGGGCTGCAGTGACTCGGTGGTGTAGGTACTTGTTAGCCTTTCAgcggacccaggtttgattcctggcaccaACATAGTCATTCTCAGAGTTCATGGAGTCCAGTGTGGGAGATCCAGCACCTTCTACTGACCTCCACTGGTACCAAGCACCTGTGTGGTTCATAGACACTGGTGTGAACAAAACACCCAAATGTGTAAAATAAATCTATGGTATTTGTTCAAGTCCTCACTTGTTCTCTGAATATTTTGCAGTGTTTTTCCTGACTAGTTTCCTCTTGTTAGATTCGACTATGATTGCTCAGGAAGTGAATGAGTGGCTCTTCAGCTCGAACAGTATAAGGCTAACTTTCCTAGGCATGGCACACCCAAGCATgccagcagcaggcagggagcagcACGCTGAGAGCCCACATCTGTGCCACAAACACAGCCACCTTAGGAGGatcacacaaaaaccaaacagtcCAAACCTGTGTGTGTAATAGGAGGTTGACATAGGCTCCGCCCCTCTGTTGTAAGGAGTTCAGAAGACGGAGGAGCTAGGAAGAGCGTGATTTGTCAGAAGTAAGGGTGTGTGGGCGTCTCTTCCCTAACAACTTTGTCTGTAGGTGTGACTGCAGATGACCACATGATGAAAGTGGAGACTGTTCACTGTAGTGCTTGCAGCGTGTACATCCCTGCTCTACACAGCGCAGTTCAGCAGCACCTGAAGTCTCCTGAGCACAGCAAAGGGAAGCAGGTCAGAGTGTAACCTGTGCACACGTCTCCAGTTAGTGTTGCTCTCGTCCTTGCCCTCCTGCTCATCCTTTGGCCGTGGTTTCATGCATACTGTCTTCAGTGTGCTCAGCCGTGGGTTTGCTTAGTCAGAGTCATGTTAGAGTAAAGACCGTGGACTCTGGAGCAAGGctttctgggtttgattcctggtgTTATAGACGTTCCTTACTTAACGTCCTTTATCTGTAAGATGAGGCTGGAATCATTCTTTTGTGCTTAGTTCAGGGTTTAGTTAACTCACATGTAATACTTAATGAAATGGTGTCGGTAACAGTAAGCATTCAGGAAATATAGTTAGTAAGCAGTTGTGtgtggcttttttccttttttcttttaggcTGCTACAAAATGgttttgtgagtatgtgtgtgtgagaacaaaAAGGGCAGGAAAATTTTACTGTGACAGGCCTGTTTTTCTGATGGATTGGGGAAGTGCATTTAAAGCTGGGATTAGCACTTGCTGTCCACCTGCTGTGGCTCTGACTAGGAGACCCCTGAGCCTGCTTGCTCTTCTGTGTTGgtccctgctgcttcctgctgggcTCCGTCTGGCTGGCTTCACTTCAGAAAACACGAGTGCTTATAGTGTGGAAAATTtgttcatttgtaaaatggattTGAAGACAAAAATTAACGATTGAAACTTAATATTAAATAGAAGAACTTTGAgccttaattttctgttttttaatgaagTTAATTTAAGTTCAGACTCATTTACACACTTTGAGCCGTGACTCTATATTattatcttttctcctctgtattATGCATCTTTTTGGGAGGTAGTGTagggatttgcttttttttttttttcttttccctgagacagggtttctctgtgtggccttggctgtcctggactcactttgtagaccaggttcaccctgaactcacagcgatcgcctgcctctgcctcccaagtgctgggattacaggcgtgcgccaccacgcccggctgtgttaTACGTCGTTCAGTAACTTAGGTGCCTTGAAGAAGACTGATTATTTTGATTCATCCTTTTTTGATAGCGTGAAGTGTAGAGTGAAAAGGGTAGGAATGTCTAGTCCACCTACACTTATACTTGGGAACGCTGTATTTTAATTGGCTTATAGAAGTTCATGGTGTCAAACCATTAATGATTTAGATTACAAGCACAATTGTTACAGTTATTCATAGCTTAGTTTGTTGTAAAAGTCATTTAAATATAAGAACTTGGATGTAAAATACCACTTAGGTCTATAGACTTTCTATGCCATGGCTTTCTAGTACTTCACTGGGTTCTGTCTCCACAGGCTTACAAGAAacagataaaaagagaaagcGTGCTGACTGCTATAAGCATCTTAAACAACCCAATAGTGAGGAAGCGGTATAAATGCTTCGTGAAGGTAAGACTGGACAAAGCTGCTTAGACGTGCTGTGTGTACCACGCTACTGTGAGCACAGGGCCCTGGGAGACTCTCACTCACTGCCTTGCCGCGGGTCGTGCATTGTCTGTCCCCGGGGCCATAGGACAGGAGCAGTGGTGCCTTTCTCATCCCGTCAGTGACGGCAGGTGAAGGGCTTAGAGGATCGAGATGTTGATTttattcacacatgtgtgtgcgtgtgcgtttGTCAAtgctgtgatggtgtgtgtgtgcatggaggccagggaACAACCTGGAGCGTGTCACCTCAGGAGCTGTTGAGCTTGCTTTTGAGTCAAGGTCTGAGATTGGTCTGGGGCTTGCATATTTTGCAAGGCTGGCCAGCCTGCTGTTTCTCCCGCCCCAACTCTGGTAtaacaagcctgtgccaccaggcctggcttttgaGTCTGGACTCCGAGGCTCACGCTGAATCTCTGTTGATGTGAGAAGCGCTTTGTGACTGAGCTGTTTCCCCAACccttagtttgtttggtttttgctctTGAAGGTCGGCACATCCTGTACAGATATTGCTTCAGGTCTCTCCGCTCTCCACACGACCCAGATCCTGTGTTTCCTTCCCACTTGGACTTGGTTTTGCACTAGGGAGAGAGAGTCTCTGCCTTAGATGTTTGTATGTTTATCACCTTAGTTCCGGTTTCCCTTCATCTGGTTTCTGGTTTCATCATTCTCGCTCCCTTATTTGGATAGGATTTCCCCTTACTGTCTTTCCAGACAGACCACGCTTACGATTTCCCTAACTAAAGAGGGACCTGGTTTTTCCTGGACTCTGCCTCCGCCCCTTTTTACTGCCTTTTCTTACTGTACTTCCCAAGATAGCTGCCCCTGCGTTAGGCTCTTGATTTCTGGTTATTTGCTGGAACTGAGTAGTTCTCGCCTGGAAGAATATAATCAGAATCTTTTGAAAGGTGTGGTTAAATACAAAACTGCCCACGCCCCTTTAAAGACCCGGAGTTAATTTCCCAAACCTTTTATTAGATTAGTGTATCCtgaactgtttgtttttcttttcctgtctttcccCCCCTgaccccctttttttctttttcaagatggggtttcactgtgtagccctggaacttgctctgtagaccaggctggcataaaactcaaagagatccacctgcctctacctccgagttctggggttacaggtgtggccagtgaccaccaccgcccggcttctcaAGTATTTCTTAGGCTTCTTCCTGGCAGTTTTGATTCAGAAGGTCTGAGAGCTTTCACTGCGTGGGCCAAGCAGGTGCTTTTGTGACCTTCACAGGAAATTAGTGTAGAGATGCTCTGGGACAGCTGCTGTTGCTCTAACTCCCACTTACGTCATACTTTAGAAACTGCCCTTCTGGTTGTCAGTGTCCAACTGTCATGTCTTGTGCTTTAAAGGTTCACATACTAGGGCTTGAGAGCTAGCCATCTGGTAAGCCACTTGCCCTGCAGGTGTAAGGAGctgagtctggttcccagaacccacttaagaaaaagctgggcatggggggcgggggcatgCTTGTGACTTCAGTGCCACTGGCTCTGGTGAGCTAGCCTCACCTCAGTGGCCTCACAAGTCACGGTGCGCACGTCTCCTGAGGAGGACAGCCCGAAGTTGTCTATGACACACACACTTGaactcacatgcactcacacgAAAGATTCAGATAGTTTGTCTAAAACGTGTAAAACTAAATTTTCAGGAgctttctttattcctctttAGTAATAATGGACTCTAATGGGTTTTCAAtcctttttttacttttgttttattgtttgacaCTGTtcatttatcactttttttttaaaaaaaactcaaatgttTTGGCAGATCATGTTCTGCTCTGAGCATTTATCCTCTCATTCATGCCATGTGTAGCTTCTAGGGTTTCCTCTCTGACTGACTTCTCTAGTCTGCATTGGGCTATGCCGTGTCCACTGTCAGCTCCACACAGGGCCACCCACCCACTTCCACTCTCCCCATCCTAATGCACCTGCCCTGTGAATGCCGCCCCACACCTCTCACTGCTCCTTACCTGTGGCTGTGGGCGTCCTCTGCATCAGTGTCCCTCCCCATTGCTTCCTTATTGTTACACCTGGTCCTCTTTCCTGTCTCATCATCTTAAAATGTAGCAACAGCCTTAATAGATTCTACTTAATACGCTTCGCTGCTTCTTCACTTCCCACATTAATATGGTCTTTTAGTATATAGTTAATAAGATACTTAATCCAGATGACGGTGCTTTCCGTAAAGTGTGACGACCAGGATTCAGCCCTCACACTCTGGAAGGAGCTTGGCAtggaagcacacacatgtgcatgtgtgcccacacacggGGATGAAAGTAATAAAGAAGATAAGTTCTACCTGTAACTGTTTCCCAAACATATGTTTGTCTAGTTTATGAAAGTGTAAGACGTGGTGTCTGGTGGCCAAAGCGAGGTGCTTGGTTTCAGGGAGTCCCTCAGAGGACCCAGGACAGAAGCCCTGGGGGTACTGCAGCATTAAGTACACCATCTGCACCAGCTGTTTTGTTTGTATCAAAACCCACCTTTCTATTTGTCTTTTATATGTGATTTTAGAAAGTCAGTTAAAATGTTTGGCTTTTTAAGTGCTATAATTTATGGAATATAAAGTAATTATATTCACATCAGAATGAAGTAGATACTGAAAATACTTAATAGATCCATCACAAGTAAAAAGaacttcaaataattttttttctatgatataGCAAGTATTTGCGATAGAAAAACAGAAGTGTTGATTGTAAAAGCCATTTCTCTTGTTCAGGGAGAGAATCCTTTTGAAACGCAAGATTATGCTCAGGATCAGCAGATAGAAGGAGATGAAGACGATGAAGAGAAGATCGTCGAACCCACGGAAGAGAAGGACGAGGATGacgaggatgatgatgatgaagatgaagatgtagaggaagcaggaggaacagaagagatagaagaagtagaggaagatggagcaggggaggaagagggagatgtgggggaaggggaggaagagggggatgtggagggaggggaggaagaaggggacgtgggggaaggggaggaagaaggggatgtgggggaaggggaggaagaagaggatgtggagggaggggaggaagaggggcatGTCGGGGGAGGAGACGAAGAAGGGgatgtgggaggaggggagggaatggCGGCAGCAGGGGAGGGTAAGGCCGAGGGAGCAGCAGATGCAGAGAGTGAGGAGCAGGGGTGAGCGGTGGGAGTGCAGTGAGATGTAGGCACATGTGTTACGGGAGCGTGACTGCTGCTACACTAGGTTATGATGTGAACTGACACCGTGTTGCATGCATTCCATATACTAAATTTggttttatataatttctaaatgtTTGGCACTTGTTTAATGAAATGAAGCTAAGATGATTTCAGTTTAGTTTTTATAGATACCAAACTTAGATATGACAAATCGTTTATATGATTTTTAAGCTTAATTTTTATTACCTTACTGGTGTTCAGGATAGTAGATATGTGTTCTTTTGTTGTAATCATTTGAATTTAAATGCTGCTCTTGGGAGTGAACCTTTAAGGGTACATTCAGGTTTTGAATGCTTTAGATTGATTGGACAAGTATTTTGccctgattgtttttgtttgtttgtttagcattAAATAGCAGTTAGCATTAAGATGGTTTCAAGGCTTTTGTGTACAGTTCCCTTTGtagcaataaaaaaatttttttaaacaaaaaccttTGATTGCAAGTTAAACACTTCACCAATTAAATGagtatttaaaaatcagtatctgCCTTAATGTATGAGTTTAGCTCACAAGTATTTCAAGTGATTGAGAAGACttgaattaaaacatttttcctcaatcatatttttaaaagtgtgactACTGTATATTTTCTAACACATTTCAGAGGTCAGTCTGTAGCTGACCTTGTTTATACTAGCTTTAGTTTGTTCTTGTCTTTGTGCCTGTGTCATACCTTGGAATCTTCctgaaaatacaatttaatacAAATAAGTTGTGTTCTTTTGTCACGTCTGTTTGGCCTGGAGAATCATGAAGTaagccttttgtttttgcttttttgcttgctGGGTTTTCATAATAAATTGTTTCTCCTTTACCCtttcaaatgctttcctttaaaaaccaaaactatcTATATATTTGTCAAGAGGACACGAGACTGGCCTATTTCTAAGTTACCATCTCCAAATGGCAATCTATGTAACTGAAGAGCAGTGCTCTACAAATCACCAGCCTCCTACTGATCATCGGGAGTTGGATTCCTTAAGTCATCAGTGTGGTCTGTTTAGTGGTGAGGtggcaactttttctttttaatgaaattaacTTCTCAAAAATTTGAGGTGTTGAATGGACAACTTATGTGGGAAAGCAGTAAGCCGATGAGTGTATGGGCATTTGTAGAAGTGCGTATGCCAGTATGTTTCcacctgcacatgtatgtgggcacTGGTATGAGGCGCATGCGCCTGTTCTCTGGAGGTCTGAGGAGGATGCGGGTGCCCGGCTCTGTCATGCTTTGCCTTCCCCTTGAGACAAGGCCTCCTGGAGCTGGGCTGCTAAGCCAGCAAGCACTGGAGAGCCTGCTGTCCCTGTCCCCACGGTACGGGGTTACAGCCAGCAAGCACTGGAGAGCCTGCCGTCCCTGTCCCCACGGTGCGGGGTTACAGACTTGTACCTGTGACTTGTAGCTGTGTGGCTGTGCCTGGAGTTTGGTATGTATGTTTTAGGGATTTGAATTTAGCTCTCCATGCAGGTGtggcaagcactcttagccactgagccgtgTCCCAGCCGAAAATAAGGCCTGTGAAACTAGATTTTCTAGGGCTGAGAAGATGACTCGGTGTATAAAATGCTCATTGAACAAGAGGGAGGACCAGAGTTGAGATTCCCAGGAACTGTGTAAATGGTTACTGTGTGTGGCAGCTCCTATAATTTCAGCGTTTGTAAAGAAGATGGCACTGATATCCCGGGAGCTAGTTGGTGAGCTTGGACTAGCTGTGCTGATAAGGGAGAGGCCCTGTTTCAGCGAAAAAGATGGAGAGTGAGATGCAAGAAGACTCCTGATGGCAACCCGaggctgccacacacacacacacacatgcacacacacgcgcacacacacgcacgcgtgcacacacatgcacacacgcacacatacgtgcacacccacgcacacacacacacacacacacacacacacacaaatgtgggAACAAGTATAGATTTGGGGCCATACCATTATGGTTTGctttaataatgaaatatttagcTTACATTTAAGATGGAAAAACCTGATAAGTATTTAGATCTAATTGTAGTGATTTGGAGCCAAATACAAGAAGGTTAGTTGATGACTAGAAAATTTGGATATTTCTTAGGAGTCTATTGGCATAGAAAACCTCAGTGTCCTATGGCTTGGTCAGCCTTTCTCCTCCTTTATCTGCAGATGTTTGTGGAAGCTGGATGGgcgcactggggaggcagaggcaggcagatttccgAGTGGAGGCCTCATCTCAGctgttccagggcagccagggctgcacagagaaactctcaggGGAAGTGTATTTGCAGAAAAGCTAAGGTAAAAGGATAAAAGGTTATTAGTATTTGTTTCTATTGGtttgaagagtgtgtgtgtgtgtgtgtgtgtgtgtgtgtgtgtgtgtgtgtgtcacacagacagaagacagccagccagccagagaccTGTTTGCTCATGTCTTTAGAggacttgtggaggtcagaagacaacttccaggaactggttttctcctcccaccatgtgggtcctgtcATTCATTCTAACTCAGGTTGTTGAGTTCAGGAACAGGTAggtccctttacccactgaaccatcttgctggccctaagTTGGAGGTTTTAAATAGAACATTTCTGGAGGTCTGAGATTTGAAGGAGGagtcatgtatacatatatacgcacataaatacatactacatacatacatatatacacacataaatacatactacatacatacatatatacgcacataaatacatactacgtacatacatatatacgcacataaatactacgtacatacatatatacgcacataaatacatactacgtacatacatatatacacacataaatacacactacatacttacatatatacgcacataaatacatactacatacatacatatacgcgcacataaatacatactacatacatacatatatacacacataaatacatactacatacatacatatatacacacataaatacatacatacatatatacgcacataaatacatactacacacatacatatatatactcataaatacatacatacatatatacgcacataatacatactacatacatacatatatacgcacataaatacatactacatacatacaaatatacgcacataaatacatactacatacatacatatatacgcacataaatacatacttactacgtacatacatatatatgcacataaatacatacttactacgtacatacatatatacgcacataAAAAATactacgtacatacatatatacgcacataaatacatactacacacatacatatatacgcacataaatacatactacatacatacatatatacgcacataaatacatacatacatatatacgcacataaatacatactacatacatacatatatacgcacataaatacatacttactacgtacatacatatatatgcacataaataca contains:
- the LOC127210816 gene encoding DBIRD complex subunit ZNF326-like, with amino-acid sequence WRSILVFVFVFPFLILAKTDPKNEEEEKRRIEARREKQRRRREKNNEKYGSGYRMAFTCSFCKFRTFEEKEIELHLESSSHQETLTHIQKRTKFDKVVMEFLHECMVNKFKKASVRKQQTLNHPEAFKIMEKDVMEGVTADDHMMKVETVHCSACSVYIPALHSAVQQHLKSPEHSKGKQVRV
- the LOC127210860 gene encoding DBIRD complex subunit ZNF326-like, which produces FYDIASICDRKTEVLIVKAISLVQGENPFETQDYAQDQQIEGDEDDEEKIVEPTEEKDEDDEDDDDEDEDVEEAGGTEEIEEVEEDGAGEEEGDVGEGEEEGDVEGGEEEGDVGEGEEEGDVGEGEEE